From Streptomyces sp. Edi4, one genomic window encodes:
- a CDS encoding ATP-binding cassette domain-containing protein — protein sequence MVAPPDNDVLWARSLHHSHSGSPALTGVGVGVREGEILAVGGPRGCGKTTLLRCLSGTLVPDEGEVWFNSVPVHTLGAVSRERLRRDRFAWIDPEPTLVPELSAWENAALPLLLRGAPHRDAKKAALEWLERLDVDTCAKRRPHALLQAERQRVAIARALVTGPTVLFADEPTATLHRADGAQVLRTLLTAVRSHRITTLIATHDTDVAELADRTVVLIDGRRVNSRVTTDGSDTEGIAACSLSV from the coding sequence ATGGTGGCTCCGCCGGACAACGACGTGCTGTGGGCACGTTCCCTGCACCATTCCCACAGCGGCTCGCCCGCCCTGACCGGGGTGGGCGTGGGGGTGCGCGAGGGCGAGATCCTTGCCGTGGGCGGCCCGCGCGGCTGCGGCAAGACGACCCTGCTGCGCTGCCTGTCGGGCACCTTGGTGCCGGACGAGGGCGAGGTGTGGTTCAACAGCGTGCCCGTCCACACGCTGGGCGCGGTGAGCCGTGAACGGCTGCGCCGCGACCGGTTCGCCTGGATCGACCCCGAGCCGACCCTGGTCCCCGAACTCAGCGCCTGGGAGAACGCCGCCCTGCCGCTGCTCCTGCGCGGCGCCCCGCACCGCGACGCGAAGAAGGCGGCCCTCGAATGGCTGGAACGCCTCGACGTCGACACCTGCGCCAAGCGCCGGCCGCACGCCCTGCTCCAGGCCGAGCGCCAGCGCGTGGCGATCGCGCGCGCCCTGGTCACCGGGCCCACCGTGCTCTTCGCCGACGAGCCCACCGCGACCCTGCACCGCGCCGACGGGGCGCAGGTGCTGCGCACCCTGCTCACCGCGGTCCGCTCGCACCGCATCACCACGCTGATCGCGACCCATGACACGGACGTGGCCGAGCTGGCCGACCGCACCGTGGTCCTCATCGACGGCCGCCGGGTCAACTCCCGTGTCACCACGGATGGTTCGGATACGGAGGGTATCGCCGCGTGCTCGCTCTCCGTCTAG
- a CDS encoding aspartate aminotransferase family protein has translation MGNPIAVSKDLSQTAYDHLWMHFTRMSSYENAPVPTIVRGEGTYIYDDKGKKYLDGLSGLFVVNAGHGRHELAETAYKQAQELAFFPVWSYAHPKAVELAERLANYAPGDLNKVFFTTGGGEAVETAWKLAKQYHKLTGNHTKYKVISRAVAYHGTPQGALSITGLPALKAPFEPLVPGAHKVPNTNIYRASIHADDPVAFGRWAADQIEQEILFEGPETVAAVFLEPVQNAGGCFPPPPGYFQRVREICDKYDVLLVSDEVICAFGRLGTMFACDKFGYVPDMITCAKGMTSGYSPIGACIISDKLAEPFYKGDNTFLHGYTFGGHPVSAAVGLANLDIFEKEGLNQHVLDNEGAFFDTLKKLHDLPIVGDVRGNGFFYGIELVKDKVTKESFNDEETERVLYGFLSKALYDNGLYCRADDRGDPVVQLAPPLISDQSTFDEIEGVLRQVLTEAWTKL, from the coding sequence GTGGGGAACCCGATAGCCGTGAGCAAGGACCTCAGCCAGACCGCCTACGACCACCTGTGGATGCACTTCACCCGCATGTCGTCGTACGAGAACGCCCCCGTCCCCACCATCGTCCGTGGCGAGGGCACCTACATCTACGACGACAAGGGCAAGAAGTACCTCGACGGCCTCTCGGGCCTGTTCGTCGTCAACGCAGGACACGGCCGTCACGAGCTCGCCGAGACCGCCTACAAGCAGGCGCAGGAACTGGCCTTCTTCCCGGTGTGGTCCTACGCCCACCCCAAGGCCGTCGAGCTCGCGGAGCGTCTGGCGAACTACGCGCCGGGCGACCTCAACAAGGTCTTCTTCACCACCGGCGGCGGCGAGGCCGTCGAGACCGCGTGGAAGCTGGCGAAGCAGTACCACAAGCTCACCGGCAACCACACCAAGTACAAGGTCATCTCGCGTGCGGTCGCCTACCACGGCACCCCGCAGGGCGCCCTGTCCATCACGGGTCTGCCCGCCCTGAAGGCGCCCTTCGAGCCGCTGGTCCCCGGCGCGCACAAGGTGCCCAACACCAACATCTACCGCGCCTCGATACACGCCGACGACCCGGTCGCCTTCGGCCGCTGGGCCGCCGACCAGATCGAGCAGGAGATCCTGTTCGAGGGCCCCGAGACGGTGGCCGCCGTCTTCCTGGAGCCGGTGCAGAACGCGGGCGGCTGCTTCCCGCCGCCGCCCGGGTACTTCCAGCGTGTGCGCGAGATCTGCGACAAGTACGACGTGCTGCTCGTCTCCGACGAGGTCATCTGCGCCTTCGGCCGGCTCGGCACGATGTTCGCCTGCGACAAGTTCGGCTACGTGCCGGACATGATCACCTGCGCCAAGGGCATGACCTCGGGCTACTCCCCGATCGGCGCCTGCATCATCTCCGACAAGCTCGCCGAGCCGTTCTACAAGGGTGACAACACCTTCCTGCACGGCTACACCTTCGGCGGCCACCCGGTCTCCGCCGCGGTGGGCCTGGCAAACCTCGACATCTTCGAGAAGGAAGGCCTCAACCAGCACGTGCTGGACAACGAGGGCGCCTTCTTCGACACCCTCAAGAAGCTGCACGACCTGCCGATCGTCGGCGACGTCCGCGGCAACGGCTTCTTCTACGGCATCGAGCTGGTGAAGGACAAGGTCACCAAGGAGAGCTTCAACGACGAGGAGACCGAGCGCGTCCTGTACGGGTTCCTCTCCAAGGCGCTGTACGACAACGGCCTGTACTGCCGGGCTGACGACCGCGGCGACCCGGTCGTCCAGCTCGCCCCGCCGCTGATCTCCGACCAGTCGACCTTCGACGAGATCGAGGGCGTCCTGCGCCAGGTCCTGACGGAGGCCTGGACCAAGCTCTGA
- a CDS encoding Lrp/AsnC family transcriptional regulator, with the protein MASRSTDPRNGNGSPSRLPTTAPQTDAARRSHGTTIDAVSLAIIEQLQEDGRRPYAAIGKAVGLSEAAVRQRVQKLLDQGVMQIVAVTDPLTVGFRRQAMVGIRVEGDLDPVAEALTAMAECEYVVMTAGSFDLMVEVVCEDDDHLLEVINKRIRALPGVRSTESFVYLKLKKQTYMWGTR; encoded by the coding sequence GTGGCCAGCCGAAGCACAGACCCCAGGAACGGGAACGGATCACCCTCCCGGCTCCCGACCACCGCCCCGCAGACGGACGCCGCCCGGCGCTCCCACGGGACGACGATCGACGCCGTCTCCCTGGCGATCATCGAGCAGCTTCAGGAGGACGGGCGCCGCCCGTACGCCGCGATCGGCAAGGCCGTCGGCCTGTCCGAGGCGGCCGTGCGCCAGCGCGTCCAGAAGCTGCTCGACCAGGGCGTGATGCAGATCGTCGCCGTCACCGACCCGCTCACCGTGGGATTCAGGCGCCAGGCGATGGTCGGCATCCGCGTCGAGGGCGACCTCGACCCGGTGGCGGAGGCGCTGACGGCCATGGCCGAATGCGAGTACGTGGTGATGACCGCGGGCTCCTTCGACCTGATGGTGGAGGTCGTCTGCGAGGACGACGACCACCTGCTCGAAGTGATCAACAAGAGGATCCGCGCCCTCCCCGGCGTGCGCTCCACCGAGAGCTTCGTCTACCTCAAGCTGAAGAAGCAGACCTATATGTGGGGAACCCGATAG